The sequence ATCTCACAATTGAAAAAGTTTGGTTGCCAATTATTCAAGAACTAATAGCAAACTACTTCCAGAATGAAAAAATTATTTATATAGCAATTGATAGGACTAATTGGAGTCGGATAAACTTATTAATGGTCAGCGTGATTTGGGATAAAAGAGCCATACCAATATATTTTAGTTTGCTGCCCAAATTAGGTAGTAGTAATCTCACGGAACAGCAGAAAATATTATCGCCAGTTATAGCAATATTGAAAGATTATAAAATCTGTGTGTTGGGGGATAGAGAATTTTGCTCGGTAAAACTAGCAAAGTACCTTCAGAGCAAGGATGTATATTTTTGTTTGCGATTGAAAAAGAATGAATTTGTAGAAATTAAACAAGATATGTTTATGGAGTTAAGCAGTTTAGGATTAACTCCTGGAGTATCTTTTTTTATCAAGGGAGTTAAGGTAACAAAGACTCAGGGTTTTATCAGTTTTAATGTGGCTGGTAAGTGGCAACGTAAAATTAACGGAGTAGCACCCAAAGAAGCATGGTTTATTTTAACAAATTTTGACACCCTAGAGTCAGCAATTGCTGCTTACAAAAAGCGATTTGATATTGAAGAAATGTTTAGAGATTTCAAAACAGGTGGCTATAACTTAGAAAACACTAATGTTCAAGGTGAACGTTTTATTTCTCTAGTTTTGTTGATAGCGATCGCTTACACCTCTGCAACAATTAATGGTCAACTTATTAAACGCAAAGGAATCCAAAAATATATAGCTCGGATTAAAGAAAGGAGTCGTTCTCAACGGAGACACAGTAGTTTTTATATCGGCTTATATGGTCAAACATGGGTACATTTCAAGGATAGCTGTATTGATTTAGTCACACAATTAATGAGAATTAATCGTAATAAGTGGAAGCATTATCAACAAGGTTTAAGAGCCATGAAGCTTATTGAATCTATATTGTAGCTTATTTCGTCTCCCCTTCAGCAATTAGCTCTGTCGGCACAGCCCACGCCTTACACTCAAAAGCCATTGACAATCTTTCTG is a genomic window of Fortiea contorta PCC 7126 containing:
- a CDS encoding IS4 family transposase, with the translated sequence MLAILYQKHLKSQLSLAEYLLLKILIHLLQSIKEVTLEKLANALPLGIKFESRRKRIQRFLSLPNLTIEKVWLPIIQELIANYFQNEKIIYIAIDRTNWSRINLLMVSVIWDKRAIPIYFSLLPKLGSSNLTEQQKILSPVIAILKDYKICVLGDREFCSVKLAKYLQSKDVYFCLRLKKNEFVEIKQDMFMELSSLGLTPGVSFFIKGVKVTKTQGFISFNVAGKWQRKINGVAPKEAWFILTNFDTLESAIAAYKKRFDIEEMFRDFKTGGYNLENTNVQGERFISLVLLIAIAYTSATINGQLIKRKGIQKYIARIKERSRSQRRHSSFYIGLYGQTWVHFKDSCIDLVTQLMRINRNKWKHYQQGLRAMKLIESIL